AAGTCTGGATTGCAGAGGCTCTTGTCGTAGCGGCGACTGTTGAAACAATCAATGCTGGCCCGCAGAGCACACTCCTCAGCCTGGAAGTCCCAGGGACGAGCGTCCAGATCTGCTCCCGGAGGGACACCAAATCATATTTAGTGTATTTCTGCCTGCTCTGAGTAACAATACAACTCAATGTCCAACAACTGGATATTTGAATTTTGACTATTTCATAATCCGACGAATTGTTTTGTCTCATCAACAGTCCAAATCAATCCAAAGATGCACAGAggaacaggaaaaacagcagaaatccaCATTTAAGAGGCTCGTTTGCcatttttgctttgaaaaaaacattttaacaattatttgattatcaGAAATGTTTCCCTTAATTTTCTGTCAGGCAACGTAATCGATTAATCGACTGACCTCTCAGCTCTACTTAGGACCAAATACGCTTCACTGCCAGCAACTGGAAATGTTCCGCAAATCACTAGGCTGAATCTTCTGTCAACACTGAATTTAAACATACTAGAAACTATCCTGTCTGAGGTGTgatgtacagtttatatttccGCTCACCGTTTCCATAAGCCCAGTCATCATTGAGGCGATGTCGGACCTTCTGGTAGATGGCGGACATTGTCTTCATGTTGCTCTTCCTCCACTGGCGTCCCAGGTATTTGGTCTGCACTTTGAGCAACTTGAGGACGTAGAGCTGCATCATGGCCTGCTTGACCTTCAGCGCCCTCTTCAGGATGGGAGCCGACTTAAACACCACCAACATCTGGAAGAGAAACGATGGATGTTGAGAGCTATGCCATTCATTTTTTTGAATATATGATTTATCTGTTGTGATAAATTTGATGTGAGGTGCTGTCACCATTGTTCTGGAGTGCTTCCACTTGGTCAGTTTGTTGAGAATCCTCAGCAGGTtaatacaggaaaacaaattcCTCCAGCAAAACTGATTGTTGTCTCCCGCTTCCTGAGAAATTATCCACATTACAATTTACATAAGCCGGTGGAATACTCTGCTTCACCTGACGGtgacaggtttaaaaaaaaaaaaaacttaccagACTCTCTGCAGTTAACTCCGGGAGCTCGTGCACAACACAGTATGGAAAGTCAAGAACTGAAATGCtattagaggaaaaaaattgagagcagtgaaaaaaaatggtaaTTTATGCTCAGATGACTGACATTTATTATAAATCTGAGTAATGAGTTTTAAAGACAGTACCTATTCTTAGCTGTGATATAAGACATGATGTTCTGGTTGAAGAACTTCAGAATGAGAGGGATGCAGTTAGCGAACACCAGGTGTTGAGCCATGTACTCAAactatgaaaacacaaacacacacattcgctATTCAATTAAAAGCACAATCTCTTTaaatcaaagtgaaataaataagaatgagatgaaaaaaactgatttcacatttttaaatatttgaggGAAATATCTAATACAGTTCCATGAAACACTGAATTGTGGATTGAGACGGGTGTGATGCCCATACCTGGTAGATGTGGTTGAGTTTGAAGTGtttgagaagcagcagcaggattgCAGAGATGGCCTTTACAATGATCTCTTTGTGTCGATTGACATCAACGCCAAGTTTCATGCTTTGCAACACTGTGGTTCTGCAGTaatcagagacaggaagtgagccTCTTCAAGAAGCCTCACAGTAAAACCTACGTCAGCTAGGGTCCGACCACCCCCTGTGTTTACCAAATTACACACCAGAACTTTGGGTATAAAGTCTTGGATTATTCCTTGATATGGTTACACGCCCACACTGTGAATATGACCTTTTAGAGTTACACACTGTTCTGttgctgtttaaataaagcaGGAAGATGTTTCTAGCTAAAATAAAGTGCTGTAATTTCCAGAACATGATGTTTCAGAGCAGAACAAACTGGCAAAGCCattgaaccttttttttaaaggcacttACGGCATCTCCTCCGGCAGCACATCTGCCAGGATGTTGATGGAGTCTGTTTTGGCTTTGGAGGTCGGAGCGGCTGCGAGCAGGATCTTCAGCAGAGCAATCTGATATTCAAGGAGACATGTCATATCACGTCATCAGCCACAAAACAGTCTAACATGAAGGTTCATGCCTCCAACCATCTTATTATTATGTTTGAGAAATCCATGACTCTGTCacctttgttttaatgttcataGGCTCATAACAAGGTCTTAAACTTCAAGTCTTGTTGTGTATCACATGTTTATTACAAATCACAATGTAAAACTATCCACTGcataaatgtaaacatttaattCACTGAAAGATTTTGCCAAATTTACCATATGAGAATGATGTGAGAAGTATAAAACTGTTTAATGAACTGTATTGAGTGATCctcaacagcaaaaataaataaataaataaatgaactgtcTTTGAAAGTACCCATccctggacacacactgaccatgtaCTGAGGCAAACTGGGCAGAATTCCCTGGTAGAGCAGCTCGGTGGAGcacatctccacctcctcttcaccctgaaGACCAGGAAGATAATAATTTTACCACAACACGAAGGGTCAAGAGTTTACTTTGCCATATGTGAAATATAACCAAGATGTGAGATGAcaggagcagtgtgtgtttcctgattcaaaacaaatgaataagacaaacacaaatgaatgtgtgagtgaatgatTTTTGTTTCCACTTACACCAGAGAGGGGAGTTTTCTGAAATTCCTCCTCCTTTGCAATCTGTATCTCAGCTATGGACACATacttgtgctaaaaaaaaaaaaaaaattaaaaactataGCAATTTCAAATTGAGTTAAAACCTAATTAATGaaatactgtgaaaaatgtaatgCAATACCTGCTTTAAAGTCTTGATGCTCTCATGAATTGGCCTGGGCAAGCCAACAACCGTATCTGTATCACTGCAAGACGATATAATTTGTTTCAGTACATGTATGTAATATAGTCAGAGGTTTTTTTGTCCAGTGTACCAAGTAGTATCTGAAAATAGTATAAAGCAAACTTACCTCCCGAGTGTGTAGCCAATGAATTTACTTCTACTTGACTCCAGGAAATTTTCAATGTCCTTTTCTCTGTTGGAGCAAAGACaataatgtcaaaaacaaaacagaactaaatCTGATAATGTTCAAATGTTTATTCCAGCTCAAACGTCATTGCAAATGCAGTTTTGTTATCCAGTCAGAGTGAACTGTACCTGACTTTAGGAGCCCACGGCAGACCTTTGGGGAAGGACACCCTCTCTGATGGAGGGTGAGGGATAGGTGGAGGCATTACCTCGTCCCTCTCTAGTGGGAAAGTCTCTGGCTCTATAGAGTTGTCATTGTCATCGTtgtcatcctcatcctcacGAGAGTCATCGGCCTTGTATGGGTCCTTTTCATTGAATGCGTCCAAGTTGTCCTGTTTGATCAGTGCCTGTGTGAAAACGTGTAAACATGTGAAACGGTAAAGATGCAACATTGTGATCACGTTTTTCTTCAGCCACAGCCAGAAACCGTGTTTCACTTCGTTCACAACATCACTGGTCTGAGAGCAGGGAGCAGCAGTAATGACTACCTTGTGTTCACGGCGTGCTCGTTTTTGTTGCTGCTCTATAAGGTCTGACGCAGACGCAGGAGGAGAAGCGGCCCTCATACTGCGTATAACGCGAATGCTGTCCTCTGGGAGAGGGGGGAGTCCCAGCTCCTCGCGCTTACGAACCTTTATGCCTTGGAGCTGCTCAAAACCTCCAAGTGTGAactgaaacagagcagaggaggatttTAATACGTCTTCCAACTACAGATGTGACATTCTAGTTGTAGGATAATAAGGGAGAATTTAATGTCAGTTAGCAGTCAGAAACGGCAGATTACTCTTACCAGTATGCTCTTCCACAGCAGTAATAACACCTTCTTCATTGGGAAGTGGGGTGCATGACCGCTGCAGAACTTGGTAACCATACCAAAGAGCATGACAGAAATGGGCTCGTTGTTGAACAGAGAAGATCCTGGATTAGAGACAGAGTGGAATTAGCTTACATGGCAGATTTTGTTTATGTCCATAACGTGACTGCAGTGTTTGATACTCTGATAAAAATGTACCCAGTTCTGTTCTGAAGGTTTCCCTCACGATTTTCCATTCAGGCCGGTCCGCTGGGTCATCCTGTTGGATGGTTTCCACCATCAAGTACATTATGTTGAGCAGCACTCTGAGATCCGTGCTATCCGCAAGGGAGATGGCTGGTTTTCTCACAGCACTACTACAGGCAGCGCTGTTactgagagagtgaaaatggaTCATATTATATTCACCATACAGAAAGTTTGACAACAAAAGTTCCATTAACTTCTAGCCTTACAAAGTaagccaacattttttttttcattttggtcTAGCAAATGTAAAGCTGATTTTTTCCAATCAATATGTGTCAAAATTCACTGCTGTGTGCTGGCTGTCATACGTGTTTACATGTTCTGGCACTTCTGAATGTCAATAAATGTCTTCCGTTAATATCTTATGGTGAGAACTAGTGCTTTGAAATTCAGGTGTACTGCTCCAAAGCtagaaaacagatggagaaCATACTCAATCTCCATGTTGAGTAGTTCCACCAGAGCAGAGAAGGTTCCCACATCCAAGAGCAGAAAGATGTTGTATCTCATCCAGTGCTGCACCTCAGCTTCAGAGCTGCACTCTGCAAAGGTTcctaaacagaaacaaaaatgtaaataaccTTCTTAATTAATGGGACTTCTAACAAGATTTCATTGTCTTTAAACTCTTTAAATGTTAAACCAGTGATGTGGACTGACCCTGAGCCATGTAGAGAATGGCCCTGGCAACCTTCAGTCTCTTCTCCCGCGCAATCACCTCCAGACTGTCCAACAGGCGCATAGCGTGAGCTCTGTGCTGAGCTGCATCGAGCTCGGTCCACTTTTTATCAGACACTAAGGGATAGTAGAGGTGGACATAATAAACTGTAATCATACAGATTACACAGTTgaatcaacaaaaacaacattataaCTTTCATGAAGGGATGATTTATTGCAGGAGAGTTAGACTGCATTCATTTGagctaggtgttcctaataaactggcagctgagtCTACCTTTTTCATCTTAGATGTAAGAAATGGTTTATGATTAATTCATTAAGATTTGACTGAATGTGAGTAAGTTCAGCTACATACCGTGTGTTCTGAATTCCTCCTCAAAGCACTTCCTATTTAGAGCAAACTCTGGTCCTTCAGTATAACTGTACAGCTCTGGAACaaacataatatatatattatataatcaTATATAATATACAATTTGAACTCAGTATAGATTACAAATTTGAAAAGAACAATGAGTTATGGGAGAAAAAGGGAGTCAGAAAATGTCTATGTTCATGATGAAAAATATGACAACAAACCACACACCTGACAGCTCTGCGGCCCATTTGTCTGTATCAGCATACTCAAACTCCAGGTCTGGAGACTCAGACAGCCCCTGTGACACAATACATAGCATTTTGATTGAAGAAATGATCAAATTAGATGGAGAGCTACCAGCTACAAAATAATATAATCATCTAATTATGTCCAGCTGGGCTTAAGGAGCCAGTTCatccaaatcacacacacacacacaccttatctCACTTGCCCCTAACCATTAATCAGGATAATACACAGACCTCtctgttaaagaaaaaagtccCTGAAAGGGGAACTATGAAAGCTGCTCATAGCAAAGCCTGTGAGTTAtccagaggaaccagaagatgTTTGTGGAAAGAtgccaaaacaaaaagactggAAAGCACACAGGGCATGACTAAACAAGAGTAATTTGCTGTTAACACATTAGTTTGGTTTAAATTATGATGCAACATTACTGACTGAACTATTCAACTGAATGTAACATATTTGAAATTACTTCCACTGGAACCATGTGTAACATTAAAAACCTGCCCATACTTTTAGATAACAGTAATAATATCCACAAAAACATAGTATACATAGTAATGAAACATGTTGAAAAAGGCTATTTTCTTGCATTACGACTACTTCTACTTTTGATACTTCATTTACAAGTGCATTTTGTTTATTACACATATATGCTCCAACATACTCGACCACTGCAAGAGAGTTTTCCATTTAAAAGAACTAACTGTTGGCGATACATCAGTTTATGACACAtcagaaatatttcacaatCTCAATCAGTCGCTTTGCTGTCTTTATAGGCTGGTGAGGGCTTCCTGtttcatatatgtatatgtatatctaTCTATAGTGAGATTACATGATCACACCAGGCCAATACATTAGGAGGACACTCCTAAACAGTTTTTAACAGATCGCCAGGTTCCTGACAGACAGTTCAGTCTGGCCTGTGGCTAGCTAACATCAGCTAGCTAGCCTCTGCTATACTACACGGGTGTTCAACGTTATATAAATAGACTACAAATAGACTACAAATGCACAGCTGTGGGTACATCAGTTCAACAATTTCAACAACCTCGGTTGCTGTTGTTGGTTTACGTCGCCGAGTCATGTTAGAAATGACAGTTAGCCAACATTAGCCGGCTAGAGCTAAGTTAGCTAACGGTatgtgttgcagcagcagcaaaaaacgGCCTTTTGTGGTTCgctaaaaataaatcacagactTCTGTCTACGTACCTCTGAATCTTTTCTTGGGTTGCGGGTAAATTCACCCCTGCTTTTGTTCGGTAGCATGGCcctctgtttattgtttacaggTAGCCCACCACCGTTCCCACCGACGTCCATTATTTTTTGGACGCACTGTCCTCTCGCGAGAGCCGATCTGCGAGAATTCGACTGtactgtcttgtttttttaactgactGTTAAATAattgtggttttaaaaataaagttatttctTGTGTATGCCTTAGTTTTTTGGTCCATGAGGTTCTGTGTCTGTTccctttttcagttttccttctcTGGCTTTATACTTTGCAGTGATGGAACTTCAACCACCACTAATCACCAGGCCTTTATCTAACACTTACCTGAACTTGTGACATGTAGACTACCAGCAACACATAACTAGATACAGCAGGTAAGGCTTTATCATGTCAGTGAAAGGAAGTATCTGAGCCATTTTCAAATCTAAACAGCAGTTTATTAAAGGGAATTGTGCACAGAAATTTAACAGGGTGTATACTACTGAAACTGTGTTCTTCAAACTACAGAAACAATGTTGAAAATATAGGCCTACTTTATAGCTCATGTATCATTCTCCACAATTGAAAAACTTCA
This region of Toxotes jaculatrix isolate fToxJac2 chromosome 3, fToxJac2.pri, whole genome shotgun sequence genomic DNA includes:
- the strip1 gene encoding striatin-interacting protein 1 homolog, giving the protein MDVGGNGGGLPVNNKQRAMLPNKSRGEFTRNPRKDSEGLSESPDLEFEYADTDKWAAELSELYSYTEGPEFALNRKCFEEEFRTHVSDKKWTELDAAQHRAHAMRLLDSLEVIAREKRLKVARAILYMAQGTFAECSSEAEVQHWMRYNIFLLLDVGTFSALVELLNMEIDNSAACSSAVRKPAISLADSTDLRVLLNIMYLMVETIQQDDPADRPEWKIVRETFRTELGSSLFNNEPISVMLFGMVTKFCSGHAPHFPMKKVLLLLWKSILFTLGGFEQLQGIKVRKREELGLPPLPEDSIRVIRSMRAASPPASASDLIEQQQKRARREHKALIKQDNLDAFNEKDPYKADDSREDEDDNDDNDNSIEPETFPLERDEVMPPPIPHPPSERVSFPKGLPWAPKVREKDIENFLESSRSKFIGYTLGSDTDTVVGLPRPIHESIKTLKQHKYVSIAEIQIAKEEEFQKTPLSGGEEEVEMCSTELLYQGILPSLPQYMIALLKILLAAAPTSKAKTDSINILADVLPEEMPTTVLQSMKLGVDVNRHKEIIVKAISAILLLLLKHFKLNHIYQFEYMAQHLVFANCIPLILKFFNQNIMSYITAKNSISVLDFPYCVVHELPELTAESLEAGDNNQFCWRNLFSCINLLRILNKLTKWKHSRTMMLVVFKSAPILKRALKVKQAMMQLYVLKLLKVQTKYLGRQWRKSNMKTMSAIYQKVRHRLNDDWAYGNDLDARPWDFQAEECALRASIDCFNSRRYDKSLCNPDFLPVDNCLQSVLGQRVDLPEDFQMNYDLWLEREVFSKPISWEELLQ